The following proteins come from a genomic window of Geminicoccaceae bacterium SCSIO 64248:
- a CDS encoding acyltransferase yields MTKPAYPADLPTLTGLRGLAAAWLLLFHARGTLPFDVDAWTPVLARGPLGVDGFFILSGFVLAHVSHRDIAAGRFAVGPFLHRRLARIYPLHLATLGLYLAALAAAALLGRAPNDPGRYDLAALPANLLLIHAWGVTNQLTFNYPSWSVSAEWFAYLLFPVLAPALLRTRHPIRALALVAAGFLVLAWLVPLLHGGKALTRLTYDLSVLRILPTFLLGIALYRTGQIAALPAALTRPGLPLTAFALIVLLHVQAPDAVIVLMLGAVVLLAAERARARAAGGLAAPAAVRLGTWSFALYLVHVPVLGAWSAIVPAQGAIAWTAGLILCLVAAWLAHEGIERPGRALVLGLRWQPRAGMRAREDASR; encoded by the coding sequence ATGACGAAGCCGGCCTATCCCGCCGACCTTCCGACCCTGACCGGCCTGCGCGGCCTGGCGGCGGCGTGGCTGCTCCTGTTCCACGCGCGCGGCACGCTGCCTTTCGACGTCGACGCCTGGACCCCGGTCCTGGCGCGGGGGCCGCTGGGCGTCGACGGCTTCTTCATCCTGAGCGGCTTCGTCCTTGCGCATGTGTCGCATCGGGACATCGCGGCCGGCCGCTTCGCCGTGGGGCCGTTCCTGCACCGTCGCCTGGCCCGCATCTATCCCCTGCATCTGGCGACGCTCGGCCTCTATCTCGCTGCCCTGGCCGCCGCCGCTCTGCTCGGGCGGGCGCCGAACGATCCCGGTCGCTACGATCTCGCGGCGCTTCCGGCCAATCTCCTGCTGATCCATGCCTGGGGTGTGACCAACCAGCTGACCTTCAACTACCCGTCCTGGTCGGTCAGCGCCGAATGGTTCGCCTATCTCCTGTTCCCGGTCCTGGCGCCTGCGCTCTTGCGGACGCGGCATCCGATCCGGGCTTTGGCGCTGGTCGCTGCGGGCTTCCTGGTCCTGGCGTGGCTGGTGCCGCTGCTCCATGGCGGGAAGGCGTTGACCCGGCTGACCTACGATCTGTCCGTCCTGCGGATCCTGCCGACCTTCCTGCTGGGGATCGCGCTGTATCGGACCGGCCAGATTGCCGCGCTGCCGGCCGCCTTGACGCGCCCCGGCCTGCCGTTGACCGCGTTCGCGCTGATCGTCCTGCTGCACGTGCAGGCGCCGGACGCGGTCATCGTCCTCATGCTCGGGGCCGTCGTCCTCCTGGCCGCCGAGCGGGCACGTGCCCGGGCGGCCGGCGGGCTGGCCGCGCCTGCGGCGGTACGCCTGGGCACCTGGTCCTTCGCGCTCTACCTCGTCCACGTGCCCGTGCTGGGCGCGTGGTCGGCGATCGTTCCGGCGCAAGGAGCGATCGCCTGGACGGCCGGCCTGATCCTTTGCCTCGTCGCCGCATGGCTGGCGCACGAGGGCATCGAGCGGCCCGGCCGGGCCCTCGTCCTCGGACTGCGTTGGCAGCCGCGAGCCGGAATGCGCGCGCGCGAGGATGCGAGCCGGTGA
- a CDS encoding MBOAT family protein, producing MLFVEPRFLVFFALVLAVHWSLHGNRARKLVLLAASYVFYGAWDWRFLGLILASTLVDYVLAIRIEASSDPRKRRIALATSLAGNLGLLFTFKYFDFFADSLADLLTLLDIPANGTTLDLVLPVGISFYTFQTMSYTIDVYRGDLRARRSLPDFALFVAFFPQLVAGPIVRARDFLPQLDARRRWPVVPVRACLVLFLIGFIKKAGISDNLAPYVDGVFADPAAYADPALFAGVVAYAVQIYCDFSGYSDMAVATAGLLGYRLPTNFRSPYLAGDITDFWRRWHVSLSTWLRDYLYIPLGGNRGSRLFQARNLMLTMVLGGLWHGAAWTFVIWGAMHGAALVAHKAWRERIGVRLPYPIGVACTFWWVCLAWIFFRAADLPTALAMAGRFSGLAGTSGSAGLAPAVLPVLACVVVIHVVLGKVGVEERLARLAPPVFALVYGVLGAVAVGLVPSGYRAFVYFQF from the coding sequence ATGTTGTTCGTCGAGCCGCGCTTCCTCGTCTTCTTCGCGCTCGTCCTCGCCGTGCATTGGAGCCTGCACGGCAACCGTGCGCGCAAGCTCGTCCTGCTTGCCGCAAGCTACGTCTTCTACGGCGCCTGGGACTGGCGCTTCCTCGGCCTCATCCTGGCCTCGACGCTGGTCGACTACGTGCTGGCGATCCGGATCGAGGCGAGCTCCGATCCGCGCAAGCGCCGGATCGCGCTCGCGACGAGCCTGGCCGGCAATCTCGGCCTGCTCTTCACGTTCAAATATTTCGATTTCTTCGCGGATTCGCTGGCCGACCTGCTCACGCTGCTCGACATCCCGGCGAACGGCACGACGCTCGACCTGGTCCTGCCGGTCGGGATCAGCTTCTACACCTTCCAGACCATGAGCTACACGATCGACGTCTATCGCGGCGACCTGCGCGCGCGCCGGTCCTTGCCCGACTTCGCCCTGTTCGTGGCGTTCTTCCCGCAGCTTGTCGCCGGGCCGATCGTCCGGGCGCGCGACTTCCTGCCCCAACTGGACGCACGGCGGCGCTGGCCTGTCGTGCCGGTCCGGGCCTGTCTGGTCCTGTTCCTGATCGGCTTCATCAAGAAGGCCGGAATCTCCGACAATCTTGCACCCTATGTCGACGGCGTGTTCGCCGATCCGGCCGCCTATGCCGATCCCGCGCTGTTCGCCGGTGTCGTGGCCTATGCCGTGCAGATCTATTGCGACTTCTCCGGCTACTCCGACATGGCGGTCGCCACCGCCGGCCTGCTCGGCTACCGGCTGCCGACGAATTTCCGGAGCCCCTATCTCGCAGGCGACATCACCGATTTCTGGCGGCGCTGGCATGTCAGCCTGTCGACCTGGCTGCGCGACTATCTCTACATTCCCCTGGGCGGCAACCGCGGCTCGCGTCTGTTCCAGGCGCGCAACCTCATGCTCACCATGGTCCTGGGCGGGCTCTGGCACGGCGCCGCGTGGACGTTCGTGATCTGGGGCGCCATGCACGGCGCGGCGCTGGTCGCGCACAAGGCTTGGCGCGAGCGGATCGGGGTCCGCCTGCCCTACCCGATCGGCGTCGCCTGCACGTTCTGGTGGGTCTGCCTCGCCTGGATCTTCTTTCGCGCCGCCGATCTGCCGACGGCCCTGGCGATGGCGGGGCGCTTCTCAGGCCTGGCCGGAACCTCCGGGTCCGCCGGGCTCGCCCCCGCCGTCCTGCCAGTGCTCGCTTGCGTGGTGGTAATCCACGTCGTCCTCGGCAAGGTAGGCGTGGAGGAGCGGCTCGCCCGGCTCGCCCCACCAGTCTTCGCCCTGGTCTATGGCGTACTCGGAGCCGTCGCCGTCGGCCTCGTGCCCTCCGGCTATCGCGCGTTCGTCTATTTTCAGTTTTGA
- a CDS encoding GTP-binding protein, which translates to MITANLLTGFLGAGKTSLLTRLLALPELAGTAVLVNEIGEVGLDHLLIEEVDEDVVLLKSGCVCCTIRGDLKDAIVRLHERSQRGRIPAFDRLVIETTGLADPAPVVATLTVDPMLRHHFRMGNVVTVIDAVTGVGNLDAYPEAVRQVASADCLVLSKTDLASAEEVDTLESRLRGLNPTATIRRSDPCLRPEAALLSDDLHDARTRREDVGRWLAHAADAHADPFRHDGIGVFTLEADTPLEWTRFALWLSLLLNRHGQDVLRLKGVVHVTGSDTPVVVQGVQHIIHKPLHLEAWPEGRPATRIVVIARHLDPAAVVRSFRAFNGLAPTASVRSMLSSYS; encoded by the coding sequence GTGATCACGGCCAACCTGCTGACCGGCTTTCTCGGCGCGGGCAAGACCTCGCTCCTGACCCGGCTGCTCGCCCTGCCGGAGCTCGCCGGCACGGCCGTCCTGGTCAACGAGATCGGCGAGGTCGGGCTGGATCACCTGCTGATCGAGGAGGTCGACGAGGATGTCGTCCTGCTCAAGAGCGGCTGCGTGTGCTGCACGATCCGCGGCGACCTCAAGGACGCGATCGTCCGGCTGCACGAGCGCAGCCAGCGCGGCCGGATCCCGGCCTTCGACCGGCTGGTGATCGAGACGACCGGCCTGGCCGACCCGGCGCCGGTCGTCGCGACCCTGACGGTCGATCCGATGCTGCGCCACCATTTCCGCATGGGCAACGTGGTGACCGTGATCGATGCCGTGACCGGCGTCGGCAATCTCGATGCATATCCGGAAGCGGTCCGGCAGGTCGCGTCCGCCGATTGCTTGGTCCTGTCCAAGACGGACCTTGCGTCCGCCGAGGAGGTCGACACCCTGGAATCTCGGCTGCGCGGGCTCAACCCGACGGCAACGATACGGCGCAGCGATCCCTGTCTCCGGCCCGAGGCGGCCCTGCTGAGCGACGACCTGCACGACGCCCGGACGCGCCGGGAGGACGTCGGCCGCTGGCTGGCGCACGCCGCCGACGCCCACGCCGACCCTTTCCGTCATGACGGCATCGGCGTGTTCACCCTCGAGGCCGACACGCCTCTCGAGTGGACGCGCTTCGCCCTGTGGCTGTCGCTCCTGCTCAACCGCCACGGCCAGGACGTGCTGCGCCTGAAGGGCGTCGTGCACGTGACCGGTTCGGATACGCCGGTCGTCGTCCAGGGCGTCCAGCACATCATCCACAAGCCTCTTCATCTCGAGGCGTGGCCGGAAGGCCGGCCCGCCACGCGCATCGTCGTCATCGCCCGGCACCTCGACCCGGCGGCGGTCGTCCGCTCGTTCCGGGCCTTCAACGGCCTCGCGCCCACTGCGTCCGTCCGCTCGATGTTATCATCTTATAGTTGA
- a CDS encoding polysaccharide deacetylase: MAKEIFVSYGIDVDAVAGWLGSYGGEDSPCDISRGVFAGKVGAPRLLRMFERWGIETTWFVPGHSIETFWDEMKAVADAGHEIGMHGYSHENPIAMTPVQEEAIFDKCVELITKVSGKPPRGYVAPWWEFGAKTNELLQQKGIRYDHSLMHNDHHPYYVTVGDSWTKIDYSQHPSTWMKPYSFGEETDLIEIPASWYLDDLPPMMFIKAAPNSHGFVNPRDIEQMWKDQFDWVYANYDYAVFPFTIHPDVSGKPHVLQMHERLHAYLKGHEGVRFVTMETIAEDFVRRYPRSGSARPQS, translated from the coding sequence ATGGCAAAAGAGATCTTCGTATCCTACGGCATCGACGTCGATGCGGTCGCCGGATGGCTCGGCTCCTATGGCGGCGAGGATAGCCCGTGCGACATCTCGCGGGGCGTGTTCGCGGGCAAGGTCGGCGCGCCGCGCCTGCTTCGCATGTTCGAGCGCTGGGGCATCGAGACCACCTGGTTCGTGCCCGGCCATTCGATCGAGACGTTCTGGGACGAGATGAAGGCGGTCGCCGATGCCGGCCACGAGATCGGTATGCACGGCTACAGCCACGAGAACCCGATCGCCATGACGCCGGTCCAGGAAGAGGCGATCTTCGACAAGTGCGTCGAGCTGATCACCAAGGTCTCGGGCAAGCCGCCTCGCGGCTATGTCGCGCCCTGGTGGGAGTTCGGCGCCAAGACGAACGAGCTTCTGCAGCAAAAGGGCATCCGCTACGACCACTCGCTGATGCACAACGACCATCACCCCTACTACGTGACGGTCGGCGACAGCTGGACCAAGATCGACTATTCGCAGCACCCCTCGACCTGGATGAAGCCCTACAGCTTCGGCGAGGAGACCGACCTGATCGAGATCCCGGCGTCCTGGTATCTCGACGACCTGCCGCCCATGATGTTCATCAAGGCCGCGCCCAACAGCCACGGCTTCGTCAATCCGCGCGACATCGAGCAGATGTGGAAAGACCAGTTCGACTGGGTCTACGCCAACTACGACTACGCGGTGTTCCCCTTCACGATCCATCCCGACGTCTCGGGCAAGCCGCATGTGCTCCAGATGCACGAGCGTCTCCACGCGTACCTGAAGGGCCATGAGGGCGTGCGCTTCGTGACCATGGAGACGATCGCCGAGGACTTCGTCAGGCGCTACCCGCGCTCGGGCAGCGCGCGGCCGCAATCCTGA
- a CDS encoding thermonuclease family protein yields MLLAIVLALSLPGARAGAEVAPAVLLADGSAVHLAGLAWPEDRPDVREAAGRAATAWADRGPFQAAVAQRDRYGRSFGQIEDGDGAWLQGILLERGLALARVEGESDARALRLLEAEAKARSARVGLWSGERPPVETVAQLEARRFAPGYRLVEGRVLAVAEQGGGVYLNFGEDWKSDVTFKLDRKVARVLERDGQKPADLAGRMIRVRGWVYDANGPMIDVISRHQMEILP; encoded by the coding sequence GTGCTCCTGGCGATAGTCCTGGCGCTGTCGCTGCCGGGCGCGCGGGCGGGCGCCGAGGTCGCGCCGGCCGTCCTTCTGGCGGACGGAAGCGCTGTGCATCTGGCCGGGCTGGCTTGGCCGGAAGACCGGCCGGACGTGCGCGAGGCCGCGGGGCGGGCGGCCACGGCTTGGGCGGACCGGGGCCCTTTCCAGGCGGCTGTCGCACAGCGCGACCGCTACGGCCGGAGCTTCGGCCAGATCGAGGACGGCGACGGCGCGTGGCTCCAGGGCATCCTCCTGGAGCGGGGGCTGGCGCTTGCCCGGGTCGAAGGCGAGAGCGACGCGCGGGCCTTGCGCCTGCTTGAGGCCGAGGCGAAGGCACGGTCCGCGCGCGTCGGCCTGTGGTCCGGTGAACGGCCGCCGGTCGAGACGGTCGCGCAGCTGGAGGCGCGGCGCTTCGCACCGGGCTACCGCTTGGTCGAGGGGCGCGTCCTGGCCGTTGCCGAACAGGGCGGAGGCGTCTACCTCAATTTCGGAGAGGACTGGAAGAGCGACGTCACGTTCAAGCTCGACCGCAAGGTCGCGAGAGTGCTCGAGCGCGACGGGCAGAAGCCGGCGGACCTGGCCGGGCGGATGATTCGCGTGCGCGGCTGGGTCTATGATGCGAACGGGCCGATGATCGACGTGATCAGCCGCCACCAGATGGAGATCCTGCCGTGA
- a CDS encoding M48 family metalloprotease → MTQAFGRCLAALALTATLGLAAACSSVVNPATGETQYTSMTPEQERQIGQQENRNVLAEYGGAYESSKVSSYVTGVGNRLAGVSDTPGAEFTFTVLNSSIVNAFALPGGYVYVSRGLLALANDEAELAGVLAHEIGHVTARHTAQRYDRSQAASIGVLGATILGAVLGGDMGAQVAQQLGGAGAQAYIQGYSRDQEFQADELGVRYLARTDYDPVAMASFLTTLGRNDELTRQEGQSEGPSWLASHPRTPDRVLRAAEEAEATSAGGEERNRERYLAAIDGMVYGDDPSQGIVRGREFVHPELRFAFTAPPGFTLINQPSQVAGTDGQGRVMIFDMGPNPNGLSPARYITQEWAAQGNPQDVESARIDGKPAARARVIVTANGRQSEADIYAIQSGSNMYRFTFVAGGRMGGDTSRAFQEAATSFRTPSQSEIGNARPQRIRIHTVRSGETSSSLAQQMAVEDRKQETFEVINNLQPGTPVQAGQKVKLIVRG, encoded by the coding sequence GTGACCCAGGCGTTCGGACGTTGCCTCGCGGCGCTCGCGCTGACGGCGACGCTCGGCCTTGCGGCCGCCTGCTCGAGCGTGGTCAACCCGGCGACCGGCGAGACCCAGTACACCTCGATGACGCCGGAGCAGGAGCGGCAGATCGGCCAGCAGGAGAACCGCAACGTCCTGGCCGAGTACGGCGGCGCCTACGAAAGCTCCAAGGTCTCGAGCTATGTCACGGGCGTCGGCAACCGGCTGGCCGGCGTGTCGGACACGCCCGGCGCCGAGTTCACGTTCACGGTGCTCAACAGCTCGATCGTCAACGCCTTCGCGCTGCCGGGCGGGTACGTCTATGTCAGCCGAGGCCTGCTGGCGCTCGCCAACGACGAGGCCGAGCTGGCCGGCGTGCTCGCCCACGAGATCGGCCACGTCACCGCCAGGCACACGGCGCAGCGCTACGACCGCAGCCAGGCCGCCTCGATCGGCGTGCTGGGCGCGACGATACTGGGTGCGGTGCTGGGCGGCGACATGGGCGCCCAGGTGGCGCAGCAACTGGGCGGGGCCGGCGCGCAGGCCTACATCCAGGGCTACTCGCGCGACCAGGAGTTCCAGGCCGACGAGCTGGGCGTGCGCTATCTCGCGCGCACCGACTACGATCCCGTCGCGATGGCGAGCTTCCTGACCACGCTCGGGCGCAACGACGAGCTGACCCGCCAGGAGGGGCAGAGCGAGGGGCCGAGCTGGCTCGCCAGCCACCCGCGCACGCCGGATCGCGTGCTGCGCGCGGCCGAGGAGGCCGAGGCGACGAGCGCGGGCGGGGAGGAGCGCAACCGCGAGCGCTACCTCGCCGCGATCGACGGCATGGTCTACGGCGACGATCCCAGCCAGGGCATCGTGCGCGGCCGCGAGTTCGTCCATCCCGAGCTGCGCTTCGCCTTCACCGCGCCGCCGGGCTTCACCCTGATCAACCAGCCCAGCCAGGTCGCCGGCACGGACGGGCAGGGACGTGTGATGATCTTCGACATGGGGCCGAACCCGAACGGCCTGTCGCCGGCCCGCTACATCACGCAGGAATGGGCGGCGCAGGGCAATCCGCAGGACGTGGAGAGCGCTCGGATCGACGGCAAGCCGGCGGCGCGCGCCCGGGTCATCGTCACCGCGAACGGGCGCCAGTCGGAGGCGGACATCTACGCCATCCAGAGCGGCAGCAACATGTACCGCTTCACCTTCGTCGCCGGCGGGCGGATGGGCGGCGACACGTCGCGCGCCTTCCAGGAGGCGGCGACCAGCTTTCGCACGCCCTCCCAGAGCGAGATCGGCAACGCCCGGCCGCAGCGCATCCGCATCCACACGGTCCGCTCGGGCGAGACGTCGTCCTCGCTCGCCCAGCAGATGGCGGTCGAGGACCGCAAGCAGGAGACCTTCGAGGTCATCAACAACCTCCAGCCCGGCACGCCGGTCCAGGCCGGGCAGAAGGTGAAGCTGATCGTGCGGGGGTGA
- a CDS encoding methyltransferase domain-containing protein, which translates to MDDTDDEQRRLWNGPSGRVWVEEQATLDAMFKPLEDLVVARTPVRPGCRVLDIGCGTGSLTVALARRVGVEGRCTGIDISAPMLEAARARAARANMPARFLQADPQRHAFEPASLDALVSRFGVMFFSDPVRAFANMREGAADDARLSLVVWRSGADNPFMTTAERAAAPLLPDLPAREPNAPGQFAFADRDRVRRILEASGWTDVALEPVDAPCAFPESGLERYFTGLGPVGRVLRETDDATRARVVDTVRDAFTPYVRGGEVRFTAACWLVSGRAAARR; encoded by the coding sequence GTGGACGACACCGATGACGAGCAGAGGAGGCTGTGGAACGGTCCGTCCGGACGGGTCTGGGTCGAGGAGCAGGCCACGCTCGACGCCATGTTCAAGCCGCTGGAGGACCTCGTCGTCGCGCGTACGCCCGTGCGGCCGGGATGCCGCGTGCTCGACATCGGCTGCGGCACGGGCAGCCTGACCGTGGCACTCGCCCGTCGCGTCGGCGTGGAGGGCCGCTGCACCGGCATCGACATCTCCGCGCCGATGCTGGAAGCCGCGCGGGCGCGCGCGGCGCGGGCGAACATGCCCGCCCGCTTTCTCCAGGCCGATCCGCAGCGCCATGCGTTCGAGCCCGCCAGCCTCGATGCGCTCGTCTCGCGCTTCGGCGTCATGTTCTTCAGCGATCCGGTCCGGGCGTTCGCCAACATGCGCGAAGGGGCCGCGGACGATGCCAGGCTTTCGCTCGTCGTCTGGCGAAGCGGCGCCGACAATCCCTTCATGACGACCGCCGAACGCGCCGCCGCCCCGCTCCTGCCCGACCTTCCCGCGCGGGAGCCGAATGCGCCGGGCCAGTTCGCTTTCGCAGACAGGGACCGCGTCCGCCGCATTCTGGAGGCGAGCGGCTGGACGGACGTCGCCCTCGAGCCGGTCGACGCGCCCTGCGCCTTTCCCGAGAGCGGGCTGGAGCGCTATTTCACCGGGCTCGGTCCGGTCGGCCGTGTCCTGCGCGAGACGGACGACGCGACCCGGGCGCGCGTCGTCGACACGGTCCGCGACGCCTTCACGCCCTATGTCCGTGGCGGCGAGGTCCGCTTCACCGCCGCCTGCTGGCTGGTATCCGGCCGGGCCGCCGCGCGCCGCTAG
- a CDS encoding BrnT family toxin: protein MRIEFDPAKDVENRRKHGVSLMAAADMDFDTALVREDTRFDYGELRYLAAGMIGDRLHMLAFTMRGQVLRVISLRVANRKERRDYGQGQG, encoded by the coding sequence ATGCGGATCGAATTCGACCCCGCGAAGGACGTTGAGAACAGGCGAAAGCACGGCGTCTCGCTGATGGCCGCTGCGGACATGGATTTCGATACGGCTTTGGTTCGTGAAGATACGCGGTTCGATTACGGCGAGCTCCGTTATCTGGCTGCCGGCATGATCGGCGATCGTCTTCACATGTTGGCGTTCACCATGCGGGGGCAGGTGCTGCGTGTCATCTCGCTGCGGGTGGCGAACCGCAAGGAGCGGAGGGACTATGGCCAAGGACAGGGATAA
- a CDS encoding BrnA antitoxin family protein, whose protein sequence is MAKDRDNPAWTTEDFAEAKPFKDTFPKAHREWKRLGRPPVENPKVHIGFRLAADVVEGVRATGKGYNARVEKVLREALAAGKL, encoded by the coding sequence ATGGCCAAGGACAGGGATAATCCGGCGTGGACGACCGAGGACTTCGCCGAGGCCAAGCCGTTCAAGGACACGTTCCCGAAGGCGCATCGGGAATGGAAGCGGCTCGGCCGGCCGCCGGTCGAGAACCCGAAGGTGCATATCGGGTTCCGGCTGGCCGCCGACGTGGTGGAAGGCGTCAGGGCCACCGGCAAGGGCTACAATGCCCGTGTCGAGAAGGTGCTGCGCGAAGCGCTGGCCGCGGGGAAGCTCTAG